From the genome of Pseudomonadota bacterium, one region includes:
- a CDS encoding redoxin domain-containing protein, producing the protein MSWKRIVLLALALAVGGPGLGCDEGGSGSDSDSDGDSDSDSDSDSDSDSDSDADSDTDSDSDTDSDTDSDTDSDTDADTDADSDYPAGPYGFTPSMLWGETTGEWTDDGDIIPNICLPDANGTERCLGDLYGSAAYQIVIVDFTTMWCPYCIDAAVGEQDFVDYLGDNGWDVEWISILEQDASYGTVSQSEASDFAIDYGLDPATVLYDATQEWAAEAVPTGFPTIYTVHTTNMLIWDMTEGWIDPSGSDWAEFLAWWPPFLDYCDGQSGS; encoded by the coding sequence ATGAGCTGGAAACGAATCGTTCTTCTGGCGCTGGCGCTCGCCGTCGGCGGTCCGGGCCTCGGGTGCGACGAGGGCGGATCGGGCTCGGACAGCGACTCGGACGGGGACTCGGATTCCGATTCCGACTCCGACTCGGACTCGGATTCGGACTCCGACGCCGACTCGGACACGGATTCCGATTCGGACACGGACTCGGACACGGACTCGGACACGGACTCGGACACGGATGCGGACACGGACGCGGACTCGGACTACCCGGCCGGACCGTACGGCTTCACGCCCTCCATGCTGTGGGGCGAGACGACCGGCGAGTGGACCGACGACGGCGACATCATCCCGAACATCTGCCTGCCGGACGCGAACGGCACCGAGCGCTGCCTCGGCGACCTCTACGGGAGCGCGGCGTACCAGATCGTGATCGTCGATTTCACGACGATGTGGTGCCCCTACTGCATCGATGCCGCCGTGGGCGAGCAAGATTTCGTCGACTACCTCGGGGACAACGGTTGGGACGTGGAGTGGATCTCCATTCTGGAGCAGGACGCGTCGTACGGGACGGTGAGCCAATCCGAGGCGTCCGACTTCGCCATTGACTACGGCCTGGATCCGGCGACGGTGCTCTACGACGCCACGCAGGAGTGGGCAGCCGAGGCGGTGCCGACCGGCTTCCCGACGATCTACACCGTGCACACCACGAACATGCTCATCTGGGACATGACCGAGGGATGGATCGATCCGAGCGGGTCCGACTGGGCCGAGTTCCTGGCCTGGTGGCCCCCCTTCCTGGACTACTGCGACGGCCAGTCCGGATCCTAG
- a CDS encoding ribbon-helix-helix protein, CopG family: MGQININVTPEFDAALARLMRARGLRSKSDAIRTAVAEASERATAAAPVEDFTAWIGLALGGEGNPRPRFASHDDLWR, from the coding sequence ATGGGCCAGATCAACATCAACGTGACGCCCGAGTTCGACGCGGCGCTCGCCAGGCTGATGCGCGCGCGCGGCCTCCGCAGCAAGTCGGATGCGATCCGCACCGCCGTCGCCGAGGCGTCGGAGCGGGCCACCGCCGCGGCGCCGGTCGAGGACTTCACGGCGTGGATCGGGCTGGCGCTCGGCGGCGAGGGCAACCCGCGCCCGCGCTTCGCGAGCCACGACGATCTGTGGAGGTAG
- a CDS encoding sigma-54 dependent transcriptional regulator yields the protein MARILIVDDQKNMRTTLAIMLRGAGHDVAEGKDGSDAVEAIDDEAYDLVITDLRMGKVDGIAVLRHVREASPLSEVIVMTAYGTIETAVEAMRLGAWDYIQKPFTEDELLVKVDKALERRWLSGEVSLLTQEFKERYAFENIIGRSQAMREILTRIIKIAPTDTTVLITGESGTGKELIAKAIHANSKRGSRPFVPVNCAAISETLLESELFGHTRGAFTGAVSTRKGLFEEAEGGTFFFDEIGETSPSFQAKLLRAIQEREIKRVGDNKSIQVDIRVIAATNQDLQKAIAEKRFREDLYYRLNVARFRVPPLRERPEDVPLLVEHFLKKYSKEMGRTVRLGKGAMERLIAYNFPGNVRELENLLEQAVALTVDGEIMLGDLVPSSEDAPKGRQTLDDIVSVTERQAIRAALVHYESTDEAAEALGLSPTTLWRKMKKLEIDNPHRRR from the coding sequence GTGGCGCGGATTCTCATCGTCGACGATCAGAAGAACATGCGCACGACGCTCGCGATCATGCTGCGCGGCGCGGGCCACGACGTCGCCGAGGGCAAGGACGGCTCGGACGCGGTCGAGGCGATCGACGACGAGGCGTACGACCTCGTGATCACGGATCTGCGGATGGGCAAGGTCGACGGTATCGCGGTGCTCAGGCACGTGCGCGAGGCGAGCCCGCTCAGCGAGGTGATCGTGATGACCGCGTACGGCACGATCGAGACCGCGGTCGAGGCGATGCGGCTCGGCGCGTGGGACTACATCCAGAAGCCGTTCACCGAGGACGAGCTGCTCGTCAAGGTCGACAAGGCGCTCGAGCGGCGCTGGCTGTCCGGCGAGGTGTCGCTGCTCACGCAGGAGTTCAAGGAGCGCTACGCGTTCGAGAACATCATCGGCCGCTCGCAGGCGATGCGCGAGATCCTGACGCGCATCATCAAGATCGCGCCGACCGACACGACCGTGCTGATCACCGGCGAGAGCGGCACCGGCAAGGAGCTGATCGCCAAGGCGATCCACGCGAACTCGAAGCGCGGCAGCCGGCCGTTCGTGCCGGTCAACTGCGCGGCGATCAGCGAGACGCTCCTCGAGAGCGAGCTGTTCGGGCACACGCGCGGCGCGTTCACGGGCGCCGTGAGCACGCGCAAGGGGCTGTTCGAGGAGGCCGAAGGCGGGACCTTCTTCTTCGACGAGATCGGGGAGACGTCGCCGTCGTTCCAGGCCAAGCTGCTGCGCGCGATCCAGGAGCGCGAGATCAAGCGCGTCGGCGACAACAAGTCGATCCAGGTGGACATCCGCGTCATCGCCGCGACCAACCAGGACCTGCAGAAGGCGATCGCCGAGAAGCGGTTCCGAGAGGATCTGTACTACCGGCTCAACGTCGCGCGCTTCCGCGTGCCGCCGCTGCGCGAGCGCCCGGAGGACGTCCCGCTGCTCGTCGAGCACTTCCTCAAGAAGTACTCCAAGGAAATGGGGCGGACCGTTCGCCTCGGCAAGGGCGCGATGGAGCGGCTCATCGCGTACAACTTCCCGGGCAACGTGCGCGAGCTCGAGAACCTCCTCGAGCAGGCGGTGGCGCTGACGGTGGACGGCGAGATCATGCTCGGCGACCTCGTGCCCTCCTCCGAGGACGCGCCCAAGGGGCGCCAGACCCTCGACGACATCGTCTCCGTGACCGAGCGCCAGGCGATCCGCGCGGCGCTCGTGCACTACGAGAGCACGGACGAGGCCGCCGAAGCGCTCGGCCTCTCGCCGACGACGCTCTGGCGCAAGATGAAGAAGCTCGAGATCGACAACCCGCACCGCCGAAGGTAG
- a CDS encoding type II toxin-antitoxin system VapC family toxin, giving the protein MIDTSALLAVLFDEPDAAWVARKLNEEAGELKMSTVNLAEALILLRDRQPGNADPLEAQLLASGIEFVPPDVEQARIAAAARLAYPLNLGDCFAYALAATARCAILTLDRDFAKTDARCVMPRARSKN; this is encoded by the coding sequence GTGATCGACACCTCCGCGCTGCTCGCCGTGCTGTTCGACGAGCCCGACGCCGCCTGGGTCGCGCGCAAGCTCAACGAGGAAGCCGGCGAGCTCAAGATGAGCACGGTGAACCTGGCAGAGGCGCTCATCCTCCTGCGCGATCGGCAACCCGGGAACGCGGACCCGCTCGAGGCGCAGCTACTGGCGAGCGGCATCGAGTTCGTTCCGCCCGACGTCGAGCAGGCCCGGATCGCGGCAGCGGCCCGGCTCGCGTACCCGCTGAACCTCGGCGACTGCTTCGCCTACGCCCTCGCGGCGACGGCGCGATGCGCGATCCTCACGCTGGACCGCGACTTCGCCAAGACGGACGCACGCTGCGTGATGCCGCGGGCCCGATCGAAAAATTGA
- the dnaK gene encoding molecular chaperone DnaK — protein MGKIIGIDLGTTNSVVAVIEGKDPIVIANEEGGRTTPSVVAWDDQGEILVGQIAKRQAITNPENTVFSIKRFMGRKQGEVREEMSMVSYKVVEAANGDAQVEIKGKRFAPPEISARVLMKLKKAAEDYLGEKVTEAVITVPAYFNDSQRQATKDAGRIAGLEVKRIVNEPTAAALAYGLDKKKDEVIAVYDFGGGTFDISILEVGDNVVQVISTNGDTHLGGDNIDQRVIEYLIAEFRKDQGIDVSKDKMVLQRLKEAAEKAKIELSALMETQINLPFLTADASGPKHMNLRLSRAKFESMIEDLVERTLEPTRKALADANKRPSDINQVVLVGGSTRIPMVQKKVGELFGREPHKGVNPDEVVALGAAVQAGVLSGDVKDLLLLDVTPLSLGVETLGGVATVMIPRNTTIPAKKAEIYSTASDSQTSVEIHVLQGERSMARDNRTLGRFHLEGLMPAPRGVPKIEVTFDIDANGIVNVSAKDMATGKEQRITITASSGLVDAEIDRMVKDAEKNKAEDEQRRKDIEIKNRAEQLAYATEKTLDEHKDKIPADAQATIREAITSLRAAIGTGETAKIEAEMEKLTKASHKIAEVMYQAAAAQGPQDPGAGPGAGPEDSGPTASSGGAPKSKDGDVIDAEFEENKD, from the coding sequence ATGGGCAAGATCATCGGCATCGACCTGGGGACGACGAACAGCGTCGTGGCGGTCATCGAGGGCAAGGATCCGATCGTCATCGCGAACGAGGAGGGCGGCCGCACGACGCCGTCGGTCGTGGCGTGGGACGACCAGGGCGAGATCCTCGTCGGGCAGATCGCGAAGCGGCAGGCGATCACGAACCCCGAGAACACCGTGTTCTCGATCAAGCGGTTCATGGGCCGCAAGCAGGGCGAGGTCCGCGAGGAGATGTCGATGGTGTCGTACAAGGTCGTCGAGGCCGCGAACGGCGACGCCCAGGTCGAGATAAAGGGGAAGAGGTTCGCGCCCCCCGAGATCTCCGCGCGCGTGCTCATGAAGCTCAAGAAGGCGGCGGAGGACTACCTCGGCGAGAAGGTCACCGAGGCGGTGATCACCGTGCCCGCGTACTTCAACGACTCGCAGCGCCAGGCGACCAAGGACGCCGGGCGCATCGCCGGGCTCGAGGTGAAGCGCATCGTCAACGAGCCCACCGCGGCGGCGCTCGCGTACGGCCTCGACAAGAAGAAGGACGAGGTGATCGCGGTCTACGACTTCGGCGGCGGCACCTTCGACATCTCCATCCTCGAGGTCGGCGACAACGTCGTGCAGGTGATCTCGACGAACGGCGACACGCACCTCGGCGGCGACAACATCGACCAGCGGGTGATCGAGTACCTGATCGCCGAGTTCCGCAAGGACCAGGGGATCGACGTCTCCAAGGACAAGATGGTTCTCCAGCGGCTCAAGGAGGCGGCCGAGAAGGCGAAGATCGAGCTGTCGGCGCTCATGGAGACGCAGATCAACCTGCCGTTCCTCACGGCGGACGCCTCCGGGCCGAAGCACATGAACCTGCGCCTCTCGCGCGCCAAGTTCGAGTCGATGATCGAGGATCTCGTGGAGCGCACGCTCGAGCCGACGCGCAAGGCGCTCGCCGACGCGAACAAGCGGCCGAGCGACATCAACCAGGTCGTCCTGGTCGGCGGCTCGACGCGCATCCCGATGGTGCAGAAGAAGGTCGGCGAGCTGTTCGGCCGCGAGCCGCACAAGGGCGTGAACCCGGACGAGGTCGTGGCGCTCGGCGCCGCGGTCCAGGCGGGCGTGCTCTCGGGGGACGTGAAGGATCTCCTGCTGCTCGACGTGACGCCGCTCTCGCTCGGCGTCGAGACGCTCGGCGGCGTGGCGACCGTCATGATCCCGCGCAACACGACGATCCCGGCGAAGAAGGCCGAGATCTACTCGACCGCGTCGGACAGCCAGACGTCGGTCGAGATCCACGTGCTGCAGGGCGAGCGCAGCATGGCGCGGGACAACAGGACGCTCGGCCGCTTCCACCTCGAGGGGCTCATGCCGGCGCCGCGCGGCGTGCCGAAGATCGAGGTGACGTTCGACATCGACGCGAACGGCATCGTCAACGTGTCCGCCAAGGACATGGCGACCGGCAAGGAGCAGCGGATCACGATCACCGCGTCGTCCGGCCTCGTGGACGCGGAGATCGACCGCATGGTCAAGGACGCCGAGAAGAACAAGGCCGAGGACGAGCAGCGGCGCAAGGACATCGAGATCAAGAACCGCGCCGAGCAGCTCGCCTACGCCACGGAGAAGACGCTCGACGAGCACAAGGACAAGATCCCGGCGGACGCCCAGGCGACCATCCGCGAGGCGATCACCTCGCTGCGCGCCGCGATCGGCACCGGCGAGACCGCGAAGATCGAGGCCGAGATGGAGAAGCTCACCAAGGCGTCGCACAAGATCGCCGAGGTGATGTATCAGGCTGCGGCCGCCCAGGGGCCGCAGGATCCGGGCGCGGGTCCCGGCGCCGGCCCCGAGGATTCCGGACCGACCGCCTCGTCCGGCGGCGCGCCCAAGTCCAAGGACGGCGACGTCATCGACGCGGAGTTCGAGGAGAACAAGGACTGA